A section of the Labrus mixtus chromosome 15, fLabMix1.1, whole genome shotgun sequence genome encodes:
- the las1l gene encoding ribosomal biogenesis protein LAS1L, producing MKKRSSEKKRHVVSWINKAEWDQVLEYLYSKDPGLQRYALNRISAWKARYVNSTPVAVDCTADLVRCQVLDRSGQVGGDDLVLLYGAALVRFVNQITERQQGRTARPLRRLAGNLNIPEWVVDLRHDVTHRKMPTLKWCRKGCKVVLDWLQQEYWSRQLGGGANEGWDCQSDLDEEEMDLKRQEDELLAKQKEMEAYKTARELLISFENEQFKTCEGLQEELRRSAWPAPLADMSWILAEIKQFSAESSGLLVDVLLEDGFLVPTMEQLQTLGCDSPDDDSLTEPRLPQTFLRFWLPLLKMLNSPSFVHLLLEKLFVELKLLTTEQNNHRVSYISAWISEVFLCNSNKFEFHFETKVQKKNRMKDRIFVNRIQLRWQQLLSACLDAPCTSTPHLLQLILDDMEHPLPLDTRQRLLQLCSIYTQSAPPDLAPPPQYKQPIYTLESLHEKLQHSRRHSHTRRSRADMERSESSQEHKSSDVHEKAELLRGSPWQVCVDKVLWKNFPLGKIPGQSEDPSCLMVENYSTMTVFDQPVELESSSSTTHSAAGVSAPMRTSEGLLWSHSDVNKLKTGLKLF from the coding sequence atgaagaagaggagcTCGGAGAAGAAGCGCCATGTGGTGTCCTGGATCAACAAGGCGGAGTGGGACCAGGTACTGGAGTACCTGTACTCCAAAGACCCGGGATTACAGAGGTACGCCCTGAACAGGATCTCCGCCTGGAAGGCTCGATACGTCAACAGCACCCCGGTGGCAGTGGACTGCACCGCGGACCTGGTCCGGTGTCAGGTGTTAGACCGGTCCGGACAGGTGGGAGGGGACGACCTGGTCCTGCTGTACGGAGCGGCCTTGGTCAGGTTTGTGAACCAGATCACCGAGAGACAGCAGGGGAGGACGGCTCGGCCTCTGAGGAGGCTGGCCGGAAACCTGAACATCCCGGAGTGGGTTGTGGACTTGAGGCATGACGTCACCCACCGGAAGATGCCCACTCTGAAGTGGTGTCGAAAGGGATGTAAGGTGGTTCTGGACTGGCTCCAGCAGGAGTACTGGTCCAGGCAGCTGGGAGGCGGGGCTAATGAGGGCTGGGACTGTCAATCAGACTTAGATGAAGAAGAGATGGACTTAAAGCGCCAAGAGGACGAGCTCCTCGCCAAGCAGAAAGAGATGGAGGCGTACAAGACGGCTCGGGAGCTGCTGATCTCGTTCGAGAATGAGCAGTTTAAGACTTGTGAGggtctgcaggaggagctgaggaggagcgcGTGGCCCGCTCCCCTGGCTGACATGAGCTGGATCCTGGCTGAGATCAAACAGTTCTCTGCGGAGTCGAGTGGTCTGCTGGTGGACGTTCTGTTGGAAGACGGGTTTCTGGTTCCCACGATGGAGCAGCTGCAGACTTTAGGCTGCGACTCTCCCGACGATGACAGCCTCACCGAACCCAGACTCCCTCAGACCTTCCTGCGGTTCTGGCTGCCCCTCCTGAAGATGCTTAACTCGCCGTCGTTCGTCCACCTGCTGCTGGAGAAGCTGTTTGTGGAGCTGAAGCTGCTCACCACGGAGCAGAACAATCACAGAGTTTCCTACATCTCCGCCTGGATTTCTGAAGTGTTCCTCTGCAACAGCAACAAGTTTGAGTTTCACTTTGAGACAAAGGTGCAGAAGAAGAACCGGATGAAGGACAGGATCTTTGTAAACCGCATCCAGCTGAGGTGGCAGCAGCTGCTCTCTGCATGCCTCGACGCCCCCTGCACCTCCACACCTCACCTGCTGCAGCTGATTCTGGACGACATGGAGCACCCTCTGCCTCTAGACACCcggcagaggctgctgcagctctgctccaTCTACACCCAGTCTGCTCCCCCAGACcttgctcctcctccacagTACAAACAGCCCATCTACACTCTGGAGAGCCTGCACGAGAAGCTGCAGCACTCCCGGCGCCACAGCCACACCCGTCGCTCCAGGGCCGACATGGAGAGGAGCGAGTCCTCACAGGAGCACAAGTCTTCAGACGTTCATGAGAAAGCAGAGCTGCTGCGAGGCTCCCCCTGGCAGGTGTGTGTGGATAAAGTTTTGTGGAAGAACTTCCCTCTGGGTAAAATCCCCGGACAGTCCGAGGACCCCTCGTGCCTCATGGTGGAGAACTACTCCACAATGACCGTGTTTGACCAGCCGGTGGAGctggagagcagcagcagcaccacacACAGCGCGGCCGGAGTCTCTGCACCTATGAGGACGTCTGAAGGTCTTCTGTGGAGCCACAGTGACGTCAACAAGCTGAAGACTGGACTGAAACTGTTCTGA
- the crebzf gene encoding CREB/ATF bZIP transcription factor isoform X2, with protein sequence MITRRRGRSVNTSEVQSLEVEVVDTVETDEDLPSPTESFLSDDIDTTGIELEDLFGIEDLKWTLEKDVASPLFDIELADFGVYSAKDQDSGIEASTGSSPDRTQSDVKLKNRQNQSRNVINKNAIAARMNRLRKKEYVDSLEKKVGIMSTENAGLKQENSQLTKRVEELEDETRYLRAVLANESMLAQLLSRLSGVNGMKLSSSLFQGHDSNDHDYALPRKRVKVEEKETSGGVCLHVDKNHVSVEFCTKCAESASTSLKM encoded by the coding sequence ATGATCACCAGAAGAAGAGGTCGCTCCGTGAACACCTCTGAGGTGCAGTCTCTGGAGGTTGAGGTGGTAGATACTGTGGAAACCGATGAAGATCTCCCAAGTCCGACTGAGAGTTTCCTGTCCGACGATATCGACACCACTGGAATAGAGCTGGAGGACCTTTTTGGAATAGAAGACTTGAAATGGACACTTGAGAAAGATGTTGCTTCTCCACTCTTCGATATTGAATTGGCTGATTTTGGGGTGTACAGTGCCAAGGATCAAGACTCCGGGATTGAAGCTTCGACAGGCTCCTCTCCGGACAGAACGCAATCTGACGTGAAGCTCAAGAACAGACAAAACCAATCGAGGAACGTGATCAACAAAAATGCCATTGCTGCCAGAATGAATCGCCTGAGGAAGAAAGAATACGTCGACAGCTTGGAGAAGAAAGTTGGGATCATGTCAACGGAAAACGCCGGGCTGAAACAGGAGAACAGTCAGCTGACCAAGAGGGTGGAGGAGTTGGAAGATGAGACCAGGTACCTGAGGGCTGTGCTGGCCAATGAGAGCATGTTAGCCCAACTCTTGTCCAGGCTGAGTGGTGTGAACGGGATGAAATTATCTTCCTCGCTTTTCCAGGGGCACGACTCCAACGACCACGACTACGCGTTACCCAGGAAGCGTGTGaaagtggaggagaaagagacatCGGGTGGCGTGTGTCTGCACGTGGACAAGAACCACGTGTCGGTGGAGTTCTGCACCAAGTGTGCAGAGAGTGCAAGCACGTCGCTCAAAATGTAG
- the crebzf gene encoding CREB/ATF bZIP transcription factor isoform X1 produces the protein MITRRRGRSVNTSEVQSLEVEVVDTVETDEDLPSPTESFLSDDIDTTGIELEDLFGIEDLKWTLEKDVASPLFDIELADFGVYSAKDQDSGIEASTGSSPDRTQSDVKLKNRQNQSRNVINKNAIAARMNRLRKKEYVDSLEKKVGIMSTENAGLKQENSQLTKRVEELEDETRYLRAVLANESMLAQLLSRLSGVNGMKLSSSLFQGHDSNDHDYALPRKRVKVEEKETSGGVCLHVDKNHVSVEFCTKCAESASTSLKIFF, from the exons ATGATCACCAGAAGAAGAGGTCGCTCCGTGAACACCTCTGAGGTGCAGTCTCTGGAGGTTGAGGTGGTAGATACTGTGGAAACCGATGAAGATCTCCCAAGTCCGACTGAGAGTTTCCTGTCCGACGATATCGACACCACTGGAATAGAGCTGGAGGACCTTTTTGGAATAGAAGACTTGAAATGGACACTTGAGAAAGATGTTGCTTCTCCACTCTTCGATATTGAATTGGCTGATTTTGGGGTGTACAGTGCCAAGGATCAAGACTCCGGGATTGAAGCTTCGACAGGCTCCTCTCCGGACAGAACGCAATCTGACGTGAAGCTCAAGAACAGACAAAACCAATCGAGGAACGTGATCAACAAAAATGCCATTGCTGCCAGAATGAATCGCCTGAGGAAGAAAGAATACGTCGACAGCTTGGAGAAGAAAGTTGGGATCATGTCAACGGAAAACGCCGGGCTGAAACAGGAGAACAGTCAGCTGACCAAGAGGGTGGAGGAGTTGGAAGATGAGACCAGGTACCTGAGGGCTGTGCTGGCCAATGAGAGCATGTTAGCCCAACTCTTGTCCAGGCTGAGTGGTGTGAACGGGATGAAATTATCTTCCTCGCTTTTCCAGGGGCACGACTCCAACGACCACGACTACGCGTTACCCAGGAAGCGTGTGaaagtggaggagaaagagacatCGGGTGGCGTGTGTCTGCACGTGGACAAGAACCACGTGTCGGTGGAGTTCTGCACCAAGTGTGCAGAGAGTGCAAGCACGTCGCTCAAAAT TTTCTTCTAG